The Flavobacterium sp. CBA20B-1 genome includes the window GGTTAGGTTCGTTGTGCCCGATGCCAGCAACGCCATTGGTAATAGAGTGTCCGAAACCTCCAATAGTTGTTACCAATCCAATGCTTCGTTCGAGAGGAACAAAAAACAAATAATTATGAGAAGAGAGATTATATATACGATAGGATTACTTCCCTTTATAGGCAGTGCCCAAACAATAAACCAAGGCTTACTAAAAGTAGAGCCGGGCACGGAAGTATCTTCCTACTTTAATTTCAAGAACGAATCAACGGGCGATGTATTAAACGACGGCGATTTTTATTTCTACGGCGATTACCAAAACGAAGGTTTGTTTAGTTACACAACCAACAGCCGCACGGGCTATGTGGTATTTGAAGGCTTAATGCCGGGCATGCAACAGATTTCAGGAAGTTCACCCAGTAGTTTTTACGATGTATTGTTCAACAAAAGCGGCGCAGAACACAGCTTTCATTTAACCAACGACATTGCCAATGCCGGCACAGTTAATTTACTGAACGGAGTGGTGTTGATGGACAAAGCCAATGGCGGTGCATTTGTCTTCTTAAAAGGCGCCAACCACATCAATACTTCAGACCGCAGCCACGTAAACGGTGAAGTTACCAAAGAAGGCAACGAAGGGTTTAAATACCCTATTGGCGACGGAGGTTATTACCGTTTTGCAGGCATATCAGCACCCGTTCAAGAAGCAGAAATCTACACGGGGGAATACTTATTGGAAAATTCCAACAGCAAATACCCGCATGCCAGCCGCACCGGTGTCATAAAAGCCATTGACGACCAAGAATATTGGATCATCAACCAAAGCGTAAACACCGACAATTCGGTGGTTGTAACCCTCTCATGGGATACGCGCACGACACCGGCATGGTTAACAGCAAACCCTGATTTGCTACACATAGTTCGTTGGGACGAAACCCAAAAATTGTGGGTAGATGAAGGCGGTGCAGTAAACTATGGCGAGCAAACCGTAAGCACACCTGTAAATGTAGATGGCTTTGGAATATTTACCCTTGGAACGATTAAAGAAAATCTTATAAATCCGGGTGAAGTAGTAATCTACAACGGGGTAACACCCGATGGCGACGGCATGAACGATTATTTCATTATCGACAACATCAACCAATTTCCAAACAACCACGTAACCATTTACAACCGTTGGGGAAGAAAAGTATATGAAACCCATAGCTACGACAGCAACGGCAACGTATTCCGCGGCTATGCCCAAGGCAATGCCATTGTAAACGAAGGCGAAAAACTCCCAAGCGGAACCTACTATTATGTAGTGGAATATTTATTCGACCGCGATGGAGAAAGCCAATGGGTTAAAAAAGTAGGGTATTTACACTTAGAAAACAACGACTAAAACTAAAAAGCAATGAAACAATTAAAAAAGATAATGGCTTTGTTAGCTTTGGTAAGCATTTCGGCAAACGCCCAACAAGACCCCCAGTACACGAATTACATGTACAACACCATCAACATCAACCCGGCTTATGCAGGTAGCAGAGGCGCGTTAAGCATCTTTGGCTTGCACCGCAGCCAATGGGTAGGATTAGAAGGCGCACCAACGACCAATTCGTTTTCCATAAACACCCCTATAGCCGAGAGTAAAGTAGGTTTGGGAGTAAGCTTTGTAAACGACAGGTTAGGAGTGACCGATGAAAACACGTTAAGTGTAGATTTCTCGTACACCTTAGATTTAAACAACCGCGGTAGCAAATT containing:
- a CDS encoding gliding motility-associated C-terminal domain-containing protein, which encodes MRREIIYTIGLLPFIGSAQTINQGLLKVEPGTEVSSYFNFKNESTGDVLNDGDFYFYGDYQNEGLFSYTTNSRTGYVVFEGLMPGMQQISGSSPSSFYDVLFNKSGAEHSFHLTNDIANAGTVNLLNGVVLMDKANGGAFVFLKGANHINTSDRSHVNGEVTKEGNEGFKYPIGDGGYYRFAGISAPVQEAEIYTGEYLLENSNSKYPHASRTGVIKAIDDQEYWIINQSVNTDNSVVVTLSWDTRTTPAWLTANPDLLHIVRWDETQKLWVDEGGAVNYGEQTVSTPVNVDGFGIFTLGTIKENLINPGEVVIYNGVTPDGDGMNDYFIIDNINQFPNNHVTIYNRWGRKVYETHSYDSNGNVFRGYAQGNAIVNEGEKLPSGTYYYVVEYLFDRDGESQWVKKVGYLHLENND